A single region of the Nocardioides aurantiacus genome encodes:
- a CDS encoding CD225/dispanin family protein: MSQNQPPSGGGYDAAPPPPPGGGYGAPGGYGTPPPNYLVWSILTTLFCCLPLGIVSIVFAAQVNSKWSAGDVAGAQESSAKAKKFAIWSAIAGVVVAVLYIVLIVILGVAGSGSAEFSTTS, from the coding sequence ATGTCCCAGAACCAGCCCCCTTCCGGCGGAGGCTACGACGCTGCTCCGCCCCCGCCGCCCGGTGGCGGCTACGGCGCGCCCGGTGGCTACGGCACCCCGCCGCCCAACTACCTCGTCTGGTCGATCCTGACGACCCTGTTCTGCTGCCTCCCGCTCGGCATCGTCTCGATCGTGTTCGCCGCGCAGGTCAACAGCAAGTGGTCGGCCGGCGACGTCGCCGGTGCCCAGGAGTCGTCGGCGAAGGCGAAGAAGTTCGCGATCTGGTCGGCCATCGCCGGCGTCGTCGTGGCGGTCCTCTACATCGTCCTCATCGTCATCCTCGGTGTCGCGGGCTCCGGCTCGGCCGAGTTCAGCACCACCTCGTAG
- a CDS encoding polyprenyl synthetase family protein → MDEVEVALTDHVASEAAFVTEAARHLLEAGGKRFRPLLVLLAAEAGDRPDDPGVLTSACVVELTHLASLYHDDVMDEADLRRGAASANARWDNHVAILTGDFLFSKSSELTAELGADAVRIQAQTFSSLVEGQILETVGPRDGADELEHHLRTVAGKTGSLIATSARYGARFSGAPRDVEDALHEYGAKVGVAFQLSDDILDIASDTEESGKTPGTDLREGVPTLPVLIARRSTDPADARLVELLGSDLSADEPHAEALALLRAHPALAEARAYVVDLAGEAKALLKVLPDGPVRAALEAFADVVATRTA, encoded by the coding sequence ATGGACGAGGTCGAGGTCGCTCTCACCGACCACGTGGCCAGCGAGGCCGCCTTCGTGACCGAGGCCGCACGGCACCTCCTCGAGGCGGGCGGCAAGCGGTTCCGGCCGCTGCTGGTCCTGCTCGCCGCGGAGGCCGGCGACCGTCCCGACGACCCGGGCGTGCTCACCTCGGCCTGCGTCGTGGAGCTGACCCACCTCGCCTCGCTCTACCACGACGACGTCATGGACGAGGCCGACCTGCGGCGCGGGGCCGCGTCGGCCAACGCCCGCTGGGACAACCACGTCGCGATCCTCACCGGCGACTTCCTGTTCTCCAAGTCCAGCGAGCTGACCGCCGAGCTCGGGGCCGACGCCGTGCGGATCCAGGCCCAGACCTTCTCCTCGCTGGTCGAGGGCCAGATCCTGGAGACCGTCGGTCCCCGCGACGGTGCCGACGAGCTCGAGCACCACCTGCGCACCGTCGCCGGCAAGACCGGCTCCCTCATCGCCACCTCGGCCCGCTACGGCGCCCGCTTCTCCGGCGCCCCCCGCGACGTCGAGGACGCGCTGCACGAGTACGGCGCCAAGGTCGGCGTCGCGTTCCAGCTCTCCGACGACATCCTCGACATCGCCTCCGACACCGAGGAGTCCGGCAAGACGCCCGGCACCGACCTCCGCGAGGGCGTCCCCACGCTGCCGGTGCTGATCGCCCGTCGCTCCACCGACCCGGCCGACGCCCGCCTGGTGGAGCTCCTCGGGTCCGACCTGTCGGCCGACGAGCCCCACGCCGAGGCGCTGGCCCTGCTCCGCGCCCACCCGGCCCTGGCCGAGGCCCGTGCCTACGTCGTCGACCTGGCCGGCGAGGCCAAGGCGCTGCTCAAGGTCCTCCCTGACGGCCCCGTCCGCGCCGCCCTCGAGGCCTTCGCCGACGTCGTCGCCACCCGCACCGCCTGA
- a CDS encoding DUF2752 domain-containing protein yields MTQPVLDQAPASSAPTQGRRGGVLAVAGVAATGLAVGVLLAAVDPHEPGHYPTCPFLATTGLYCPGCGALRATHDLLHGDVVGALARNPLTVLAAPYLLLAFVTWALRRLGRPAPRSTSLPPWAIWSLLALVVGFGVLRNLPGFAFLSPA; encoded by the coding sequence GTGACGCAGCCCGTGCTCGACCAGGCCCCCGCCTCGTCCGCCCCTACCCAGGGGCGACGGGGCGGGGTGCTGGCGGTCGCCGGGGTGGCGGCGACCGGCCTGGCCGTCGGTGTGCTCCTGGCCGCCGTCGACCCCCACGAGCCCGGTCACTACCCGACGTGCCCGTTCCTGGCCACGACCGGTCTCTACTGCCCGGGCTGCGGTGCGCTGCGGGCCACGCACGACCTGCTGCACGGCGACGTGGTCGGTGCACTCGCCCGCAACCCGCTGACGGTCCTCGCGGCGCCGTACCTCCTCCTCGCCTTCGTGACGTGGGCACTGCGCCGCCTCGGCCGCCCCGCCCCCCGCTCGACCAGCCTGCCCCCGTGGGCGATCTGGTCCCTGCTCGCGCTGGTCGTCGGGTTCGGCGTGCTGCGCAACCTGCCGGGGTTTGCT
- the nuoN gene encoding NADH-quinone oxidoreductase subunit NuoN, whose product MNGFDAPKIEYFTVSPILIVLGVAVVGVLIEAFAPRKLRYPVQVGTALVGLAAAFATSVVVFARLNPFAGDVKVGTVVAEGALAADGPAIFCWLLVLVLGALSVLLFAERRLEAGVVGFAGQAAALPGTEAEREASTSGLEHTEVFPLIMFAIGGMLLFPAANDLLTMFVALEVLSLPLYLLCGLARRRRLLSQEAALKYFLLGAFSSGFFVYGIALVYGYAGSMGFAQIAAAVQADGGERGLLLAGIALISVGLLFKVGAAPFHSWTPDVYQGAPTAVTAFMAAATKVAAFGALLRLFYVAFGGNRTDWTPMIWAVAILTMVVGSVLAISQTDIKRMLAYSSIAHAGFILTGFLGIRSLDEVAAGSLTGVSAVLFYLTTYGFTTLAAFAIVTLVRDGGGEATHLARWQGLGKESPLVAGAFAFLLLAMAGIPLTSGFTGKWAVFAAALQVGAWPVVIVAVLMSAVAAYFYVRVIVLMFFSEPVGDGPSVTTPSIMTSVVIGFGVLATLVLGIVPGALIDVLGRVGVFIR is encoded by the coding sequence GTGAACGGCTTCGACGCCCCGAAGATCGAGTACTTCACCGTCTCGCCGATCCTCATCGTCCTCGGCGTGGCCGTGGTCGGCGTCCTCATCGAGGCCTTCGCCCCTCGCAAGCTGCGCTACCCGGTCCAGGTCGGCACGGCCCTGGTCGGTCTCGCCGCCGCCTTCGCCACGTCGGTCGTCGTCTTCGCCCGGCTCAACCCGTTCGCCGGCGACGTCAAGGTCGGCACGGTCGTGGCCGAGGGTGCCCTCGCGGCCGACGGCCCGGCGATCTTCTGCTGGCTGCTCGTCCTGGTCCTCGGCGCGCTGAGCGTGCTGCTGTTCGCCGAGCGTCGGCTCGAGGCGGGCGTGGTCGGCTTCGCCGGCCAGGCGGCCGCCCTGCCCGGCACCGAGGCCGAGCGCGAGGCCTCGACCAGCGGCCTGGAGCACACCGAGGTCTTCCCGCTCATCATGTTCGCCATCGGCGGCATGCTGCTCTTCCCGGCGGCCAACGACCTGCTCACCATGTTCGTCGCCCTCGAGGTGCTCTCGCTCCCGCTCTACCTGCTCTGCGGGCTCGCCCGCCGGCGCCGGCTGCTGAGCCAGGAGGCGGCGCTGAAGTACTTCCTGCTCGGCGCCTTCAGCTCCGGCTTCTTCGTCTACGGCATCGCCCTGGTCTACGGGTACGCCGGGTCGATGGGCTTCGCCCAGATCGCCGCCGCCGTCCAGGCCGACGGCGGTGAGCGCGGGCTGCTGCTGGCCGGCATCGCGCTGATCTCGGTCGGCCTGCTGTTCAAGGTGGGCGCGGCGCCGTTCCACTCCTGGACCCCCGACGTCTACCAGGGCGCCCCGACCGCGGTGACCGCCTTCATGGCCGCCGCGACCAAGGTGGCCGCCTTCGGCGCGCTGCTGCGACTCTTCTACGTCGCCTTCGGCGGCAACCGCACCGACTGGACCCCGATGATCTGGGCCGTGGCCATCCTCACGATGGTGGTCGGGTCGGTGCTCGCGATCTCGCAGACCGACATCAAGCGGATGCTGGCCTACTCCTCGATCGCGCACGCGGGCTTCATCCTCACCGGGTTCCTCGGCATCCGCTCGCTGGACGAGGTCGCCGCCGGCAGCCTCACCGGGGTCAGCGCGGTGCTGTTCTACCTGACGACGTACGGCTTCACCACGCTCGCGGCCTTCGCCATCGTCACCCTGGTGCGCGACGGCGGCGGCGAGGCCACCCACCTCGCTCGCTGGCAGGGCCTGGGCAAGGAGTCGCCCCTCGTGGCCGGTGCCTTCGCCTTCCTGCTGCTCGCCATGGCCGGCATCCCGCTCACGAGCGGCTTCACCGGCAAGTGGGCCGTGTTCGCGGCCGCGCTGCAGGTCGGCGCCTGGCCGGTGGTGATCGTGGCCGTGCTGATGTCGGCCGTCGCGGCATACTTCTACGTCCGCGTGATCGTGCTGATGTTCTTCTCCGAGCCCGTCGGTGACGGCCCCAGCGTGACCACGCCCAGCATCATGACCTCGGTCGTCATCGGCTTCGGCGTCCTGGCCACCCTGGTGCTGGGCATCGTCCCGGGCGCCCTGATCGACGTTCTCGGCCGCGTGGGAGTATTCATCAGGTGA